ggaaatggtaacccactccagcattcttgcctgagaaatcccatggacagaggagcctggtgggctaagtacagtccatgaggttgcaaagagttgcaaacacaacttagtgactagcaGCAGTATCACTTACAAAACATCTGAGTCTAGGTACTTGGTGTGAAGTTGGTGGTGCTCCCAAGATTTTGGTAAATAAAAAACAAGTAGATTCCACACTTCAATATTGAGCCCCCTCTATATGACAGACACAGTGGTTACAAAGATGAATTTTGCATAGCATATTCTGAAATGTCCATTAGGTGGCAGAAAACTTCACTAAATAGACTATAAACtagccctctctctccctccctcattcTCTTTCACCAACACCATGGCCTTTGAACACTCTGATTTTAAAGATGAATATGTCTATTTCACACATAACAGTATTTTGAAGAACAGAAACTGCAATTTTCTTCAGAAAGCCAACAGATACCATttatcacatccaactctttgcaaacccacggactgcagcatgccaggctcccgtgtccttcactatctcccagagtttgctcagattcgtgttcattgagttgatgatgctatccaaccatctcatcctttgttgtccccttctcctcctgccctcaatctttcccagcatgagtcagctcttcacatcaggtggccaaagtattgcagcttcagcttcaccatctgttctttcagggttgatttcctttagcattgactgatttgatcttctcgctgtccaggggactctcaagagtcttcttcagcaccacagttctaaagcatcaattctatggccctcagccttctttatggtccaactctcacatccgtacatgattcctggaaaaaccatagctgtgactatacagacctttgtctgcaaaatgatgtctctgctctttaatatgctgtctaggtttgtcatagcttttcttccaaggaacaatcatcttttaatttcatgactgcaatcaccattggcagtgattttggagccgaagaaaataaaatctgtcactacttccactttttcgccttctatttgcaatgaagtgatgggaccagatgccatgatatcaTTTGTTTGTAATATAACAAGGGTGAGCCAGGTAAATAAGGGATGGACGACTTCGTTTGGTTTGGAAATATCTGAGTTGGAAGATGATTTAGAAAGGAGATAAATTGACTATAATGAGACGGCTGGGCCTTATTCTTAAACTTTTGACGTTTAAGCCTTTCTGCTTGGGGCAAGGCAAGAAGGCCTGAGAAAGcggaaagtgggaaaaaaaaacctcttgaaaaaaacaaacaagacgtCTTTGCTTGCTGTTGGTTCTTTCTGCAGTACACCACAAGTCTGCTCAATTTAGAAGTCACatctcttcctgctttccttAGGGAGCTGGTCCCCAATACCTGAGGCCATATCCCCCTCTTAGAAATTGTGGGTCTCGAGTGTGTCCCagccttgaaattttaaaaaagggctCCCAGATAATCCTAACATGAAGACAAGTTTGGGAGCCACAGGGTTTATTTAAGTCGAATGTGTAAACAAAGACATCTGACCTTCCCACAACTCAAATACGTTCCGCCCTGTAAGACGCACACAGGAGAACCTTTCCACGTCAGCACAGCCAAGGCTTTCAAGACCAAACATAACGAGTTAgagcaatgaaagaaaaagcagaggaataacATTGGTGAGttgttttctgaaaatgttttaaatttcttctgatCGTATGGAACGCTTTATTTCTCATAGCACTGACAATATTTAGTCTTGCAGCAGTCTTAGGCTCAGCATATTTAAACACCAAGttacaatgttttgtttgttttgctttttgctgGCCTTTGGCATCAGAAACTAAGTGGTACCAACTCCTACTCCTTAGCAAGACTCTTTTGTGATATACTGCTGCTCAATCAGTCAGGAAACACCATGTGCATCCTTGAGACTCCTCAGGGGACCCTGGGCTGAGAGGGTCTCACATCACCTTGGTTTAGATAACAAATTTAACCCTTGACAGTTTTTGGTAACTCTGACAGCGGCATAAATTCAGCATCGTACCAATCTGGCGACTGATtcatacatacataaacatatatatgtatgtgtgtatgcaatACTATTTTCTTGCCCATAAAATCTTTAAAGAATTCAATCTACTGCTTTTCATTTTGATAGTTGCCTCACTCATATGTATTATGACTACTGACTTATTTggaattatttctaatattttattggaaattatttctggtgttttcatttttcatgcttttcctttgttctctttcttccctctttatTGCCTTCTGTGGGATGTTcacttcctttaattttttccaaCCGGCTGTGAGCTATATGTTCTAATTCCACTATTTTTCTAGTTGCCTTTAAATTGTCAACATGCACATTAATCCTCTCCTATTTCAAAACAATACTTAAAGAGGTCAGCCCCTCATATTTCTGTCTAATACTTAATACTTCTTTGTTCTTATGCTATGCCATACCAAAATAGAGTTTTGAAGAGTCACTATTAAGACTTGTCACTTTGTTTACTCACTTATTTACATTTGTCTCTCACATCTCTTGCTTCTGTGCTCACTTGCCTTCTAACTGACATATAATCTTATATTATTCATTCAGTGAAGATGCAGGAATGGTTAACTACGTTTTTATAGGTcataaaatgtcattatttcattctcaatAATTGTTTAGCtggcatggatggacctagattatcatattaagtaaagtaagtcaaacagagaaaggcaagtatcatatgatatcacttatatgaggaatctaaaaataattatacaaatgaacttatttaaaaacagaaataagctcatagatatagaaagcaaatatatgattaccaaaggggaaagtggggaggggggaggagtaaattaggagtttgaaattAACAAATACActttgttatatataaaataaacacaaagacctattgtatagcacagggaactatattcaatatcttatagtaaCCTGTAGtgtaaaagagtctgaaataatataaatacataaaacggaatcactttgctgtacacctgagactaatCAATTATTaagttggtgcaaatgtaattgtggtttcagactgtgaattttaaatcattatatctaggctcaaacatatctttattaataaaaataggaaccattacaatcaacacatttttgcccaCAAGAAATAAGTTCGTTTTTTCTTGTAGTGTAAAAATACATGCTTCAGGATTCTACAAActcattttctgcatcctgctggttgtggaagcgttTTCCCTTCAAAAAGTTGTCGAGATGCTTAAAGAAGTGGTAGTTAGTTGGCAAacggtcaggtgaatatggcgaATGAAGCAAAACATTGTAGCCCaattcgttcaacttttgaagtgttggttgtatGATGTGCAGTCAGGCAttgccttggaaaagaattgGACCCTTCCTATTGACCAATGCAGACTGCAGatgttgcagttttcagtgcatctcattgatttgctgagcatacttctcagatgtaatggttttgctgaaattcagaaagctgtagtggatcagtcCAGCATCAGACTGCCAGTGACCCTGACATTTTTTGGGTGCAAATTTGGCTGTGGAAGTGCTTTGGAGGTTCTTCATGgttcaaccactgagctggttgtcaccagttgtcatataaattccacttttcatcacgtcacaatctgatcaagaaatggttcattgttgttgcctagaataagagaagatgacacttcaaaacgatgaattttttcatttgtggtcagctcatgaggaacccacttattgagctttttcaccttttcaatttgcttcaaatgctgaacaaCCATAAAGTGGCTGacattgagttcttcagcaacttaaGAGAATCAACTTCAATGATGGCTCTCAATTGGTTATTATCAACTTCTAATGGCCGATCACTGCAcccctcatcttcaaggctctcatctcctttgcaaaacttcttgaaccaccccTGCACAGtaattcattagcagttcctgggccagttCTTCCAACGCATTgctgatgttgtgagttgtctctgctgctctaagacccattttgaactcgaaAAAGGAAATCGCTCAGATTTGCTTATTGTCtaatcatttccatagtctaaaatacatataaaataagcggcaagtaataagtcattggcaaaaaaaaaaaaaaaaggcgagaaatgcacattcagttcagttcagttcagttgctcagtcgtgtcctactctttgcaactccatggactgcagcatgccaggcttctctgtccatcaccatctcccggagcttactcaaactcacattcatcaagtcggtgatgccatccaaccatctcatcttctgttgtccccttttcctcctgccttcaatctttcccagcatcagggtcttttcaaatgagtcagttcttctcatcaggtggccaaagtattggagtttcagcttgagcatcagtcctttcaatgaacattcaggactgatttcctttaggatggactggttggatctccttgcagtccaagggactctcaagagtcttctccaacaccacagttaaaaagcatcacttcttccatgctcaactttctttatagtccaactctcacatccatccacgactactggaaaaaccgtagcttcgactatacagacctttgtcggcaaaataatgtctgttcTTTAATaagctgtgtaggttggtcatagcttttcttccaaggagcaaatatctttaatttcatgactgcgaTCACCATTTGCcgtgtttttggagccccccaaaataaaatatgtcactgtttccattgtttccccatctatttgccatgaaattatgggaCTGGATACAcaatgttcgttttctgaatgttgagttttaagccaactttttcattctcctctataATATAgccatatttatttaagaatgtattccagtatcaaagGCAAGtgtcaacaatgcaaaaccaaaATTACTTTGCCCCaacctaataaaaataataattttttaactaGATATTGAATTCTTTTCTaaaactgttttcaattttttattcaagtatagttgcttataatattttgttggtttctggtATACAGTAAAATGTACACCAGAAAATAGGTGTGTGTATATTATGTacataatttttcagattcttttctcttctagattattacaaaatattgaatatagttccttgtgctatacagtcagaccttgttgtttatggaTATTGAGGTCTTTGTGGCAATAATCAATTATCTTCTGATCTCAGTTGATGCTAATCTGCCCATCTATTATAAAATTTAGGATTTCcataatttctattatttatttatttttaagattttattgattatttttggctacacagCGTCTTCATTTCCGCATgaaagctttctctagttgcagtgctcggGGCCTCTTATTTCAGGTGACTTCCTATttgtgcagagcacaggctcaagagtgtgggctcagtagttgtggctcataggcttagctgccccatggcatgtggaggCTTCCCAGAGCAGgcatcaaatccatgtctcctgcgttggcaggctggttcttcagcactggaccaccagggaagtccaagattttCCATAATTTCTATCAtcaggtttgattttcttttgtcCATCTTAGTATTCTCATGTTACTAATATTTGAAGATTTGTGTCTTCAAAAATTCATAGCCATTACCTCTTCAAACATTACCTGCCCCATCATTTCTGTTCACTTCTTTCAGAACTTCCATTAAATGTATACTGAACTTTCTCATCTATTTCTTAGCTCATAGCTTCGCTTTCATCTTaacagactatatatatatatatatatatatgtttcatggtagtgaagttgctcagttgtgcccgactctttgcttctccatcgactgtagcctaccaggctcctctgtccatgggattttccaggccaagagtactggagtggggtaccatttctttctccaggggatcttcccaacccagggattgaacgcgggtctcccgcattgtaggcagacgcttttactgtttgagctaccaggaaagtacATATTTCACAGTaacagaatatatatgtatatgtatgtgtgtatatatatatatatatctttatgctGTTTTATGAGAGATTTCCTCCAATTTCTTTACTATCCAACCTATCCTATGGTCCTGTATATTTCATTTCTGGAATTTCGGTTTGGTTATTTTTCAAATCAACCTGCTCCTTTTGGATTTTATAATGCTTTGCTTCCTTTACCTTTTGGAATATATTAAACACATTCATTTCTAAAGATGTTTTAACGTGGACCAGGACTTTTCTAAAAAGTCCTCATTGAATTTGttcaatactgcttctgttttatgttttggttttttggccccgaGTCACGggcaatcttagttccccaaccagagatcaaattcatacctcttgcactggaaggtgaagtcttggTCACTGAATctccatcacttttaaaaaattttttaaagattttaaaactcatccttcatttttaaagtttcctgtTTATCGTTCCTCATTCTTGGAAGAGGGCTCTCccaaatttttctgtttcatttgctGAACCCTCCTCGTGATGGTTGGTTTGGTCATATGATTTGTAAGTATTTGCAGTGAGTGCCTGCTTAGGGTGTTTTTTGCAATGGAGGTCCAGTGTTCCCAGTCTGGTTGAACTCTCCCTCCAGCGTTACTTGCATTTGCATTGGAGAGTTCTGTGGACTGCGATGACTTCAGGTCGTTCAGCTTCATTTCAGGTCCAGATGAGGACTATTGGGCCACCAGCCAGTATGTGGTCCTGGCCTGGGGCTCACAGGGCCCATAGTGTTTTTCAATGTGACTATTTCTACCCATGTTGCCTTGAGAGATGTTAAATTATTTTGCCACTTTTATAGACCAGCAGATAGTTTTTCTCctccatattttataataagatgGTACTCTATTATCTTGGTTTTATGCAGGTTGCTTCATTTCATCCCCTTACACTCATGGGATTTGTGATTTAAGACTCTGTCCTCTCCACACCAGTATTAAAGCCCTAGCCTCAAGGCCTATATCTAATTCTGAAATCCCAGGAACCATCTTAGCTTCAGCTCATCATATGATTTTGAGTTTCCTCTCTTTTCCTGATACCTAacctggctttctttttttcttccttttctcctctttcctcctccttccttcctaccTCTCTTAGTCCTTCCCTTCCTCTATCCCTGACTCTCTTTATTACTTCCTTAAGGGCAGCCTGATTTAAtgtttcatttgtttaattttatccAGCATTTCTGTGTGTTTTGAACAAGAAGGAAAATTCTTCCACATCAGCTCAGCCTCCCATGTTTGCTGATATaatcttaaaatatatgaaatattaagaaaatagtgTTAGGTGTTttgctctcaaaaaaaaaaataaagaaaatagtgtCCTTACCATATTAGAGCAGTGTCTGATATATACACATCATAAAGTGATAAGTGCTTCACAACAGCTAGACTTTATTAAATGTTTTCCATTTGCTAAGAACTGTACCAACTCCTGCGTGTGTCTCTCTTCATTTACTCCTTAATTTTACAAGGCCAGTAatatatttacacacattttCAAGTTATATTAttctttatagatgaagaaactgagatatcAGAATATTAAGTAATAACATTTTGAACCTAGGAACTCTGGCTCCAAGCTTGTTAGTTGTATTAAGTTTTAacttaaatacaataaaattcatACTAAGTCTAGATTTTGattcattttaacaaatatatgCAGTCGagtaaccatcaccacaatcatgCTATCTATGAGAACAGTCCCCTCACCCGCATCAGTTCCCTTGGCCCCTTTGTAGTCAATCTTCTCAGTCCTAGCAAACACTGATCTGTGTTCTACtactaaaatttcaaataaacagaatcatacagtatctgGCATCTTTTACTTTGCATGATGCTCTTGAGATTGCTTCCGAGTATTGCAAATATTTGTTGTCCAATAACATTTAATCACTGAGCAGTATTGCATTGCATagacataccacattttgttcatctttttacCAGTTGACGGACATATGGAttattttcagtttggggctCTTATAAATGAAGTTGCTAAGAATGTTCACGTATACATCTTTAGACTGAcatatgtttttgtttctcttgggtaaatatctagCCATGGAATTACAAAATTATATGGGTAAGTAtatgtttttaagaaactgccagattgttttctggcaaacccattccagtattcttgcctggagaatcccctggacagaggagcctggcgggctacagtccatggggtcacagagttggacaccccTGAGACACatataggcttccctgtggctcagatggtaaagcgtctgtctacaatgcgggagacctgggtttgatccctgggtcgggaagttccctggagaaggaaaaggcaacccactccagtactcttgcctagtcTGTTTCCCAAAGTGGCCATGCCATTTGTAGCCCCACTAGCAAGCGCTGTATGACGGTTCTAGATGCTTCATTTATTCCTCATCTCTTGGCATTGTTAGTCTTTAATTTTTGCCTTCCAGTGACTGTGTTATGATATGACATATGGTTTCcacttgtatttctctaatgactaatgacATTGAGCACTTCTCCTAAATTTATTTGCCATCTATAAATCTTCAGTAAAGTATCTACTGAAATTCTTTGCCCCTATTTAAATCgagttgtttatattttataaattgcagtggtttttaaaaaatatgttctgAAAATaagccccttatcagatatatactTGGCAAATATTTTCAGCTGTTTTGTGTAAAGACTGTGATCTTCACTACTACTTGTATTGTTcctcaatatttattgaaatgactGAGGAATTTCCACAGGGTGATGGACACTTCCTACTAGCAGCTGTGGATTTTGCAATTAATAAGGCATAAAGGAACCCTGCTGACATATTTGTTTGAAGACCTAAAGTTCACAGTTTCACTGCTAATTAAACCTTTTCCATTTTGGTACAGAGCTAGACAGTCCTGTATTAGATTTGAAGAATTGATGAGATCATGGTTGTGATTACTTGTGAACCCTTTGTCTTCACAATCCATCAAGAATAACTAAATAAtcagcaaggacttccctggtggttaagactctgcctttgcactgcagagggtgagggtttgatccctggttggggaactaagatacctcACAGTGCACAAAATGgccaaaaagggaaaagaaaatgactaGACATGTCTCTGCTGTATAACACTCTCCTGGACAACTTGTTCTAAAGTATCCTGATTTTCACTTACTAGTTGTTTCCTTATGGAAAAAGACAATTTCCAGCAGTTAGAACTAGAGAAGAGTGGACCTTCCAAAAGGACAACTCCCAGAAGAATTATCCATTTTGCTGATGGAGACATCATGGAAGAATATagcacagaggaggaggaagaggaagaaaaagaacagagaacaaATTCAACACTTGATCCTGTAAGTTTAGATTATCATTATTAGTGAACATGGGGGAGGAGTGAATGAGAGATAAAACCAACAAGTTTTGTCAAAAATAGTTTTAAGCTAACTCCTTGTTTTCTTTGAGTTGCTTTCTGGAGCCGTGTACAATCAGCTTATAATTTTgatcatcttagttttctcatctatgagaGATAAAATGGAACCTATTACAAAGCATTTTGAAGCCTCTACACTGAAGATTCTGCAGTCATCACTTCTGTTATTAATTACACTAACctggtttctctttcttgttcttttttagtCTAAACTTGCCTGGGGGCCCTACCTATGGTTTTGCGCAGGGCGAATAGCAAGAACCTCATTTTCTAGTAAGTACTGCTAaggtgggttgttgttgttgttgtttttctgtcatAAATACAGGCTTATAGACCCTCAGATGAGACTTGAAGTGGTTTAATCCACTCTACAGTATTCGGAAGATCTGTTTACTTCCAGATCTACACTGGAACATTCCTGAAGGCATAGAACCTCACATCTTCAGGGAGACCTTGCTTTTTCCCAACTCTTGTTAGTAAACTGCtgttaaatcgcttcagtcatgtccgactctgtgcgaccccatagatggcagccccccaggcttccccatctgtgggattctccaggcaagaatactggagtgggttgctgtttcctccttcagtgcatgaaagtaaaaagtgaaagtgaagttgctcagtcgtgtcttagcaaccccatggactacagctcaccaggctcctccgtccatgggattttccaggcaagagtactggagtggggtgccattgcctttcccTATCTTCCTTTAAATCTTCTTTTAGAGTTTTCTCCCTTGATCCTAGTTGTCTCTTTTAAAGGCCAGACAAAACCGATCTAGATTCCTCTTTCATAAGACAGAGTTTCAAACATTTGAAGACAATAGTCAGTCCTCACTGAGTGGACTCTTCACATAAGTAAACTTCCAAGTTCTTTCTTGATTTTAACTATTGTTATCTGACACAGTTCCCAGTTCCCTTGTCATAATCATTCTATTATAAGTAAGACTTTTATTGACCTCTCTCAAGGAGATAATGAATGGCCTAAGTGGCTATttataagagaaaatgaaagtgaagttgcttagttgtgtccgactctgcaaccccatggactgtaccctgccaagctcctccatccatgggattctccaggcaagaataatggagtgggttgccatttccttctccaggggatcttcccaacccagggattaaacccaggtctcctgcactgcagacagattctttaccctctgagccaccggggctcctgtatttatttatttataagagaTGAATAGTAAATCTTGTTTTGTTTGACTTTCACCAGTTAAAAGAGAAACACAATTGGCAACATCTAATTACTTCCTCTAACTCATATATACTTATGCatatgatgggcttccctggtggctcagtgtgtaaagaatctgcctgcaatgtgaggcaggttcgatccctgggtcaggaagatcccctggaggaagaaatggcaacccactccagtgttctcacctgaaatatcccatggacagaggagcttggcagggtacagtccacagggttgcaaagagttggacacaactgagcagctaaccaAACATGTGTATATGGTGGAgggaaaacaactttaaaaatctgagaaaatagaaagcatAGCTCTTAGGAATTgatttccattcattcattaaataaacatttactaaataCTCATATGCTCAGCACTGTGCAGGACCCTGGGACTCAAAGACAAATGACAAATGACAAATGACAGTCTTTGCTTTCAAGGACCTTGATATTCAATGGCTAATACTGGCCAGTAAACATGCTTATAATGATACTTTGTTGTTACAATTTCCAGGGTAGGAGGTATATAGGGACTATAGACTGGAGTACTCAGGAATGGTGACCTCTGGAGGAGACACCTTAAGAGAGTTCTGAAAGCACGTCTGGCCAATGCCAGCTTGGGGACCACGAAAGTGACCATGGGGAGTCTTTAAATTACATTAAGGGTGATTTAGTCAGATGGGATGAGCCCTAAGTACTTTTAGATCAAGGTAGAGGGTTAGTGATTTGGAAATTTCTTCAGAGATCCAGGTGAATACTGACCTTGTGTGAGCCTGCTAAGCTGCTTTAGTCAgcgtctgactcgttgcaaccctgtggaccatagcccaccaggctccttcgttcatgggattctccaggcaagaatactggagtgggctgttgaacccagggaccgaacctgcttctcttacatcccctgcattggcagaagggttcttcaccaccagtgcCACCCGGAAAACCCCCATTACTGACCTTACCTTGACCAAAACACACTGGCAGAGGCAATGCTAGTTCCAGAGATGCCTATGCTTTAGTCGGGGCAAGACTGTTTGAAAAGGTAAAATGTTTTTGAGGGATGGAAACCTAAAAGATCAGATCAGGTTAAAAAATCACAACTTAGCACAGCAATGTGAAAGTGTGAAGGAGAATGGGGACTACAGTGATTTCCACGTTGGGCTTTGTTTTCAGATGACGGGGATAGGACACACGGGAAATCTATTCACCTCTGGGTTGCAAATAGAACTGTAATCTTAAAGAGCTTCTGCCTGGGGATTCCAGACTATAGTGGAGGCGTAAATAGGCTAACAGTCAGTATCCTGATCTCTACACAGAGACTTTGGTGAGAATTGGAACCCAGATGACACTGGTaactaatttcttcaatttaaaattctAGTAGGTCATAAACAGGAAAATGTCCTGAGATGCCAATATTTTAGAAACTTCTCTTTTGCACATGTACTGGACACTGTGGCAAACAAAGAGATTAAAAAGCTAGGGTATTTTTGAAAGGATAAagcacgttaaaaaaaaaaagagagagcgtCATTTTGATGTCTGTATGAGCAGTATCTTTAGAAGTGGAACAAACCATGGGAATCACCAAGTCTTCTAATGGGAGGAGGAGCATCAGAAGTCCTACATGTTTTGATATGGCTcatttctaaagtctttattgaatttgttaccttattgcttctgttctatgttttgggGTTTTGGCCACAacacctgtgggatcttagctcccccaccaggaatcaaacctgcaccccctgaatCGGAAAgagaagtcttaatcactggatggCCAAGGAAGTCCTCTAGTCCTGTACTTTTAAGGGAGAACATCTCTAGGAAAGACCTTCTGGAAACCACTCATTATTCATGCTAACCCTTTTTTCCTGACTCTAACAATCCCTGAGGCTGCAAGCCACCTTGTTACGGAAGTGAAGGCAGATAAAGAAAGCTTTACTTAAATTGCTGCTTAGGGAGgaggggttttatttatttatttatttttttgatgcatGGAAGAATTTCTGACATGGGTCTTGGTAATACTGGATTTAATTTTTGGTGTAATTTGCAATGTACTCACAGCTGATGATCAGATGACACACGTATAAGTGGGCACCATCTATTCTGATTGCTCAGGACCTGTACTTGTTATTAAGTATTTTGAAGATCTCTTGATATATTCACCTGAAAAAGATAGTTTAGATGCCATCCTGTGTGAAGACACAAGATTTAACAAGTTCCCTTTGAGTCCTAAAATTTGTGAGAGTCTGCAGCAATAAAAATATCTTGTCAGCCTTGAAGGTAAGTGTGATAATAGACAATCTGTGGGCAAGTTGAAACTCTTGGCATGTCCACAGACTCTAAGCTTTCATTCTTACTTCAGCTTACCAAAGTGCTTCTTCTTTCTTTAGCCTGCGAATTCCTTGGTGAAAGATTTGCAGTCTTCTTTGGTCTTCATCAGCCCAAGTACCAGTATATGTTAAATGAGTACTGTAGAACACAAAGCAAGGTATGCGACATCCTGGTGGGGACAGCAGGAGCCCGGAGATGGGAATATTGGGCCCATAGAGAGGAGCATTTCCCACTTGGTATTTCACATACTGCAGTTTCACTGAGCTCCCATGATCAGACTGACTTATCTTTCTAAGG
The Ovis canadensis isolate MfBH-ARS-UI-01 breed Bighorn chromosome 12, ARS-UI_OviCan_v2, whole genome shotgun sequence genome window above contains:
- the FAM177B gene encoding protein FAM177B; this translates as MEKDNFQQLELEKSGPSKRTTPRRIIHFADGDIMEEYSTEEEEEEEKEQRTNSTLDPSKLAWGPYLWFCAGRIARTSFSTCEFLGERFAVFFGLHQPKYQYMLNEYCRTQSKQSDKGSEENGSEAQPTNVPNEKCHLEARGRDYGTRLGDVAEGISQWSASSRKGPMADSSS